One stretch of Desulfovibrionales bacterium DNA includes these proteins:
- the atpH gene encoding ATP synthase F1 subunit delta, translating to MISKIVAKRYAKALFVVGKEEDKLEAYQQELNGFAQILQGSPELRDALTNPVYPTDIKARLMSDLAVTLKLSPIMSNFMKLLVEKRRILSVPDIAVLHQKLTDEFMGVKRAVVTAAISLAEDVKQSVQKALEKVTGKKVILNTEEDPSIIGGLVVRAGDMVWDGSVRTQLRDIKEILKRGEVS from the coding sequence TTGATCAGTAAGATAGTTGCCAAAAGATACGCCAAGGCACTTTTTGTGGTTGGCAAAGAGGAGGATAAGCTGGAGGCTTATCAGCAGGAGTTAAATGGCTTTGCGCAGATCCTACAGGGATCTCCTGAATTAAGAGATGCCTTAACCAATCCGGTCTATCCTACTGATATTAAGGCCAGATTGATGAGTGATCTGGCCGTAACTCTCAAACTCAGCCCTATCATGAGCAACTTCATGAAGCTTCTGGTGGAAAAAAGGCGTATACTTTCTGTTCCTGACATTGCCGTGCTGCATCAGAAGTTAACCGATGAATTTATGGGGGTTAAAAGGGCGGTGGTTACGGCTGCTATTTCCCTGGCTGAGGATGTAAAACAGAGCGTCCAAAAGGCATTGGAAAAGGTCACCGGCAAAAAGGTTATCCTTAATACAGAAGAGGATCCCTCTATTATAGGGGGACTGGTGGTGAGAGCGGGAGACATGGTTTGGGATGGGAGTGTAAGAACTCAATTACGGGATATAAAAGAAATTTTAAAGAGGGGTGAGGTATCATAA
- a CDS encoding ATP synthase F0 subunit B: protein MLDIDITLLIQLANFLALMVILNLILYRPLRKIITERKEKVSGLEREIEGLIKNASQRLEDFKVKMSGAHERGNKEKENLKNEGLGEEKQIISKTRSEAEASKSQMLSQIDQDANKAKEELKGQVSGFASDIAAKILGRSI from the coding sequence ATGCTGGATATAGATATTACCTTGTTGATACAGTTGGCTAATTTCCTGGCCCTGATGGTTATCCTGAATCTCATCCTTTATCGGCCCTTGCGTAAAATTATAACAGAGAGAAAAGAGAAGGTGTCGGGCCTGGAGCGTGAGATAGAGGGGCTTATTAAGAACGCCAGCCAGAGGCTTGAAGACTTTAAGGTTAAAATGAGCGGGGCTCACGAGCGAGGGAACAAGGAAAAGGAAAACTTAAAAAATGAGGGCCTTGGCGAGGAGAAACAGATTATTTCCAAGACCCGTAGTGAGGCCGAGGCATCTAAGTCCCAGATGTTGTCGCAGATTGACCAGGACGCTAACAAGGCGAAAGAGGAACTGAAAGGGCAGGTATCGGGGTTTGCTTCTGACATAGCGGCCAAGATTTTGGGGAGGAGTATTTGA
- a CDS encoding NTP transferase domain-containing protein: protein MKGIASVLVKERVSFKFIILAAGKGTRMKSSRAKVLHEIMGRPMLAYVLDTAERLESLGIYVIVGYQSKAVQEAFCDRSIKFILQHEQLGTGHAVLCAASDLSGYSGDVVILCGDVPFLRPETVRGLIQQHIARKAALSVLTTIVDDPGHYGRVIKDGKGNILRIVEDKDAMPDEKLICEVNTGIYCAKFPVLIDALRRAGRDNVQGEYYLTDAVHLIKEMGHRVISVITDRQDEVMGINSMAELARAEEMMRRGSNAT from the coding sequence GTGAAAGGTATAGCTTCTGTGCTTGTTAAGGAAAGGGTGTCATTTAAGTTCATAATCCTTGCCGCGGGCAAAGGGACGCGCATGAAATCTTCCCGGGCCAAGGTGTTACACGAGATTATGGGCCGGCCGATGCTGGCCTATGTGCTGGATACGGCTGAAAGGCTTGAATCGTTGGGTATATATGTAATTGTCGGGTATCAGAGCAAGGCGGTGCAGGAGGCTTTTTGTGACCGGTCGATTAAGTTTATCTTACAGCATGAGCAATTAGGAACCGGACATGCGGTGTTATGCGCAGCTAGTGACCTTTCCGGTTATAGTGGAGACGTGGTTATTCTCTGTGGCGATGTGCCGTTTTTGAGGCCGGAGACAGTGAGGGGGCTTATACAACAACATATAGCCCGGAAAGCGGCATTATCTGTCCTGACGACGATTGTAGATGACCCCGGGCATTATGGCCGGGTGATCAAGGACGGCAAGGGCAATATCTTAAGGATCGTTGAAGATAAAGATGCTATGCCGGATGAGAAATTGATATGTGAAGTGAATACCGGGATATATTGCGCTAAATTTCCAGTGCTTATCGATGCCTTGAGAAGGGCAGGAAGAGATAATGTGCAGGGAGAATATTATTTAACCGACGCTGTGCACCTGATTAAAGAGATGGGCCACAGGGTTATCAGCGTTATTACGGATCGGCAGGATGAGGTTATGGGGATAAACAGCATGGCAGAGCTGGCCAGGGCGGAAGAGATGATGCGAAGAGGAAGTAACGCAACATAG
- the rodA gene encoding rod shape-determining protein RodA, which produces MIDRRYITNFDWPLLGVVLLLSMLGVLNLYSAGYSATGSATTVYLRQLYWLGLSGVIMIVVLSFDYRRIAEWAPYIYAGSIITLVAVLFVGKTVSGSQRWLGFGSLVFQPSELAKLATVIALASYFYHKDVKKGYGLSDLLAPAGIVLLPFILIVKEPDLGTSLLLLFILASMVLFVGIKWGAFLTLLGFGLTSVPFIWSLLKDYQKKRVESFLWPERDPLGSGYHALQSKIAVGSGKILGKGYLAGSQSKLDFLPEQHTDFAFSVFAEEWGFMGSILLIILYFLLILLALQVAIRSKEKFGTFLAFGILAMIFWHLVVNVGMVLGLMPVVGVPLPLISYGGSSAITTLTGIGLLLNIRMRRFMLQKGP; this is translated from the coding sequence ATGATAGATAGGAGGTATATAACCAACTTTGATTGGCCATTACTTGGGGTAGTGCTACTTTTATCAATGTTAGGAGTTTTGAATCTTTATAGCGCCGGTTATTCTGCTACTGGTTCTGCAACTACAGTTTATCTAAGGCAGCTTTATTGGCTGGGCCTGTCCGGGGTCATTATGATTGTCGTTCTATCTTTTGATTACCGGCGGATAGCTGAGTGGGCTCCTTACATATATGCGGGTTCTATAATAACCTTGGTGGCCGTATTGTTTGTTGGGAAGACAGTTTCCGGCTCTCAAAGGTGGCTAGGTTTCGGCTCCCTGGTTTTTCAACCATCAGAGCTGGCCAAGTTGGCGACGGTTATTGCGCTGGCCAGTTATTTTTATCACAAGGATGTTAAAAAGGGCTATGGACTAAGTGACCTCCTGGCGCCGGCGGGTATTGTTTTGCTCCCCTTTATTCTTATCGTTAAGGAGCCGGATTTAGGGACGAGCCTTTTACTCCTGTTTATACTGGCGTCAATGGTCCTTTTTGTAGGTATAAAATGGGGCGCATTTTTGACCTTGCTGGGTTTTGGGCTGACCTCTGTGCCGTTCATCTGGTCTTTATTAAAGGATTATCAAAAAAAGAGGGTGGAATCTTTTCTCTGGCCGGAAAGAGACCCCCTGGGATCTGGTTATCATGCCCTTCAGTCTAAGATAGCGGTGGGGTCCGGCAAGATATTGGGAAAGGGTTATTTAGCGGGATCACAAAGCAAACTCGATTTTCTTCCCGAGCAGCATACTGATTTTGCCTTTTCCGTCTTTGCGGAAGAGTGGGGTTTCATGGGATCGATTCTGCTGATTATTCTTTATTTTTTGCTTATCCTGTTGGCCTTGCAGGTCGCTATCCGTTCAAAGGAAAAGTTCGGCACCTTTTTGGCGTTTGGTATATTGGCCATGATATTCTGGCATTTAGTGGTAAATGTGGGCATGGTTCTTGGCCTGATGCCTGTGGTCGGAGTCCCTCTTCCCTTGATCAGTTATGGTGGTTCTTCAGCCATCACTACCCTGACCGGTATCGGCCTGCTTCTTAACATCCGTATGCGGCGGTTTATGTTGCAAAAAGGCCCGTAA
- the atpF gene encoding F0F1 ATP synthase subunit B yields MGDQSNGKRFFIVIAAQALTIISVLLYYTTVFASGHGEGHGYSSVLWWDLVWRTMNFTILAAVLFKVLKKPVSNLLSGRQASIKDNFDDLDVKKSEAEKRYAEYERKLSTIEQEAKKVIQEYIEQGEAEKKRIIEDAEKTAESIKKQAQFAVEQEMKRAKLVLSAEAAELSVKLAEDLIKKNLNESDHKKLIDEYIAKVVHTN; encoded by the coding sequence ATGGGTGATCAGAGTAATGGTAAGCGGTTTTTTATAGTGATCGCCGCACAGGCTCTAACGATTATATCGGTTTTACTGTACTATACGACGGTATTTGCCTCAGGGCATGGTGAGGGGCATGGATACAGTAGTGTGCTATGGTGGGATCTTGTCTGGCGGACTATGAATTTTACAATTCTGGCTGCCGTGCTCTTTAAGGTACTTAAAAAGCCTGTAAGCAATCTCCTTTCCGGTCGGCAAGCCTCGATTAAGGATAACTTTGATGATCTGGATGTAAAAAAGTCTGAGGCAGAAAAGAGGTATGCTGAGTACGAGAGAAAACTTTCGACCATCGAGCAGGAGGCCAAAAAAGTAATTCAAGAATATATTGAGCAGGGTGAGGCCGAGAAAAAGCGGATCATCGAAGATGCCGAGAAGACTGCTGAATCAATAAAGAAACAGGCTCAATTTGCGGTGGAGCAAGAGATGAAGCGGGCTAAGCTGGTCTTAAGTGCTGAAGCAGCCGAGCTTTCAGTTAAGCTGGCTGAAGATCTAATTAAGAAGAATCTTAATGAATCAGATCACAAGAAATTGATCGACGAATATATTGCGAAGGTGGTGCATACAAATTGA
- the atpD gene encoding F0F1 ATP synthase subunit beta, producing the protein MSAEHTGGATGKIAQVIGNVLDVEFEPGQLPAIMNAIRITNVAISDQPENLVVEVAQHLGDNMVRCISMDTTDGLMRGMPARDTGAPIMVPVGPKALGRIMNVIGNPVDGLGPLVSEHMMPIHRAAPTFIEQDTTVKVLETGVKVIDLLVPFPRGGKMGMFGGAGVGKTVVMLEMVHNIALHHGGISVFCGVGERTREGNDLYLEMKESGVLPKACLIYGQMTEPPGARARVALTGLAAAEYFRDVEGQDVLVFIDNIFRFTQAGAEVSALLGRIPSAVGYQPTLGTDLGELQERITSTTKGSITAVQCVYVPADDLTDPAPATTFAHLDGTVVLSRPIAELGIYPAVDPLDSTSRILDPNVVGADHYYVARTVQVILQKYKDLQDIIAILGMDELSDEDKITVGRARRIQRFLSQPFHVAETFTGMAGKFVKVEETVRGFKEIIEGKHDDLPEQAFYMVGGIEEAREKAKKMAAA; encoded by the coding sequence ATGAGTGCAGAGCATACAGGTGGTGCTACAGGAAAGATAGCTCAGGTCATTGGAAACGTACTGGATGTGGAATTTGAGCCGGGACAATTGCCGGCCATTATGAATGCGATCAGGATTACTAACGTGGCTATCAGTGATCAGCCGGAAAATCTAGTTGTGGAGGTGGCACAGCACCTTGGGGATAATATGGTGCGGTGTATCTCGATGGACACAACAGATGGCCTGATGCGGGGGATGCCGGCGCGGGATACGGGAGCGCCGATTATGGTGCCGGTCGGCCCTAAGGCCTTGGGGCGCATTATGAACGTGATTGGTAATCCGGTAGATGGTCTGGGCCCGCTTGTGTCGGAGCATATGATGCCTATTCACCGGGCGGCGCCAACGTTCATCGAGCAGGATACCACGGTAAAGGTCCTCGAGACCGGGGTAAAAGTTATTGACCTGCTGGTGCCCTTTCCCCGTGGCGGTAAGATGGGGATGTTTGGTGGTGCTGGTGTTGGTAAGACGGTTGTTATGTTGGAGATGGTCCATAACATTGCTTTGCACCATGGTGGTATCTCGGTATTCTGCGGCGTGGGCGAGAGGACCCGTGAAGGGAACGACCTCTACCTGGAGATGAAAGAGTCGGGCGTTCTACCCAAGGCGTGTCTGATCTACGGGCAGATGACTGAGCCTCCTGGGGCTCGGGCCCGGGTGGCCCTGACCGGGCTGGCGGCTGCCGAGTACTTCCGGGACGTGGAAGGTCAGGACGTGCTTGTTTTCATCGATAATATCTTCCGGTTCACGCAGGCCGGGGCTGAGGTTTCGGCGCTGCTCGGGCGTATTCCGAGCGCAGTTGGTTACCAGCCGACTCTGGGCACTGACCTCGGTGAATTGCAGGAGCGTATTACCTCCACCACCAAGGGCTCCATCACAGCTGTGCAGTGTGTTTACGTACCGGCAGACGACCTGACTGACCCGGCTCCGGCTACCACCTTTGCGCACCTTGATGGCACCGTGGTTTTGTCGAGGCCGATTGCGGAGCTCGGGATCTATCCCGCGGTGGATCCGCTCGACTCAACGTCAAGAATCCTGGATCCTAATGTCGTGGGTGCGGATCACTACTACGTAGCGCGAACGGTTCAGGTGATACTTCAGAAATACAAGGATCTCCAGGATATCATCGCTATCCTGGGTATGGATGAGCTGTCGGATGAGGACAAGATCACCGTTGGTAGGGCTCGTAGGATTCAGAGATTCCTGTCGCAACCGTTCCATGTGGCCGAGACGTTCACCGGCATGGCGGGTAAATTTGTGAAGGTGGAAGAGACAGTCCGAGGCTTTAAGGAGATCATCGAAGGTAAGCATGACGATCTGCCGGAGCAGGCCTTCTATATGGTTGGCGGTATCGAAGAGGCCAGAGAAAAGGCGAAGAAGATGGCCGCTGCCTAG
- the atpG gene encoding ATP synthase F1 subunit gamma, whose protein sequence is MATLKDVLRKIGAVKKTQQITKAMNMVAAAKLRGAQSKMENFRPYASKFAEVIGSLSAHLNVDASPLLEQREVKNIELLLVTADRGLCGSFNVNLNNVAEKFLRAKGAEGVGTSLVCLGRKGRDYFRRRETNMRASYIDVMGRFDMSNAITIAQDLASRFIRGESDEVYVVSAHFISVAIQKPVTRKLLPISPEELGGAGEAAGTAREYLYEPSPEQLISSLLPTHVNVQVYNAMLETSASEHAARMTAMDNASRNCKDLIRSLSLMYNKARQAAITRELMDIVGGAEALKK, encoded by the coding sequence ATGGCTACGCTAAAAGATGTCTTACGGAAAATTGGGGCAGTAAAAAAGACCCAGCAGATTACCAAGGCCATGAACATGGTGGCGGCGGCCAAACTGCGCGGGGCACAGTCGAAAATGGAGAACTTCAGGCCCTATGCCAGCAAATTTGCTGAGGTCATAGGGAGTCTATCCGCGCACCTGAATGTTGATGCCTCGCCTCTTTTGGAACAGCGCGAGGTAAAGAATATTGAACTCCTGCTGGTTACCGCAGACCGGGGGTTGTGTGGCAGTTTCAACGTAAATTTGAATAATGTAGCCGAAAAGTTCCTGCGGGCAAAGGGGGCGGAAGGGGTAGGGACCTCACTCGTTTGTCTCGGTCGAAAAGGCCGAGACTACTTCCGACGTCGTGAGACGAACATGAGGGCCTCATATATCGACGTTATGGGCCGGTTTGACATGTCGAATGCCATAACAATCGCCCAGGATCTGGCAAGTAGATTTATTAGGGGTGAGTCTGATGAAGTGTATGTGGTTTCTGCGCATTTTATCAGTGTGGCTATCCAAAAGCCGGTCACCAGGAAGCTCCTCCCTATAAGTCCGGAAGAACTTGGAGGGGCAGGAGAAGCGGCCGGCACTGCGCGGGAATATTTATATGAGCCCTCACCGGAACAGCTTATCAGCAGTCTTTTACCTACACACGTGAACGTGCAGGTGTACAATGCCATGCTGGAGACGTCAGCCAGCGAGCACGCCGCCCGGATGACAGCCATGGACAACGCTTCGCGTAACTGTAAGGATTTGATCCGGAGCTTGAGCCTGATGTATAACAAGGCGCGGCAGGCCGCCATTACGAGAGAATTGATGGACATTGTCGGCGGGGCCGAGGCGCTGAAGAAATAG
- a CDS encoding F0F1 ATP synthase subunit epsilon, translating into MADKLLLEVTTPSRMVVSEEVDMVVAPGEWGEFGALPNHAAYLTAIKLGELRYKVGNKTEYAIVSGGFAEIVADRATFLVTSAEKAHEVDVARALKAKERAEQRLQAAAAKRETIDVVRAEAALQRAIWRLKIAEKAK; encoded by the coding sequence ATGGCTGATAAGTTATTGCTTGAGGTAACTACACCGAGCCGGATGGTGGTCAGCGAAGAGGTGGATATGGTGGTAGCCCCAGGAGAATGGGGTGAATTTGGGGCACTGCCAAACCATGCGGCGTATCTGACGGCTATTAAGTTAGGCGAGTTACGTTATAAGGTAGGCAATAAGACGGAATATGCGATTGTAAGCGGCGGATTCGCGGAGATAGTTGCTGATCGTGCCACTTTTCTCGTAACCTCTGCCGAGAAGGCGCATGAGGTTGATGTAGCACGGGCACTGAAGGCCAAAGAGAGAGCCGAGCAGAGATTACAGGCAGCAGCCGCGAAGAGGGAAACTATTGATGTGGTGCGTGCCGAGGCTGCTTTGCAGAGGGCGATATGGCGGCTAAAGATAGCTGAGAAGGCAAAATAA
- the atpA gene encoding F0F1 ATP synthase subunit alpha: MQIRAEEVSQIIKGQIKEYEKKIDLKETGIVLSVGDGIARVHGVENCQAMELLEFPGGIMGVALNLEEDNVGCAVMGDVEHIKEGDVVKRTGRIAEVPVGESVVGRVVDGLGSPLDGKGPIEVKETRRIEMIAPGVIARQPVKEPMYTGLKAIDAMTPVGRGQRELIIGDRQIGKTAIGVDAIINQKGLDVFCIYVAVGQKKSTVALVAEALRRHGAMEYTTIVAACASDPAPLQYVAAFAGCTMGEYFRDTGRHALIIYDDLSKQAVAYRQLSLLLRRPPGREAYPGDIFYNHSRLLERAAKVNDALGGGSLTALPIIETQAGDVSAYIPTNVISITDGQIYLEPALFFAGVRPAINVGLSVSRVGGAAQVKAMKQVAGTLRLDLAQYRELAAFAGFGSDLDKSTQAQLNRGARLVEILKQPQYQPLPMEKEITILFAGARGYLDEHPIDALRAYEDGLYPFIESKHPDVFKELREKKTIDDSLEAKMRKALDEYRGAFKASKGL; encoded by the coding sequence ATGCAGATACGAGCCGAAGAAGTTAGTCAGATTATTAAGGGCCAGATTAAAGAGTATGAGAAAAAGATTGACCTCAAGGAGACAGGCATTGTCCTATCTGTAGGTGATGGTATTGCCCGTGTCCATGGGGTCGAGAATTGCCAAGCCATGGAGCTTCTGGAATTTCCGGGTGGCATTATGGGTGTTGCTCTTAATCTGGAAGAGGATAACGTGGGCTGTGCTGTCATGGGAGACGTGGAGCACATCAAAGAGGGCGACGTCGTCAAACGTACGGGCCGCATCGCCGAGGTGCCGGTGGGTGAGTCCGTTGTAGGACGTGTAGTCGATGGCCTTGGAAGTCCCTTGGATGGTAAGGGGCCAATTGAGGTCAAGGAGACGCGCCGGATAGAGATGATCGCCCCTGGTGTTATTGCCCGGCAGCCGGTTAAGGAGCCCATGTACACGGGGCTTAAGGCTATCGACGCTATGACGCCGGTGGGTCGAGGACAACGAGAACTCATCATCGGCGACCGACAGATCGGAAAAACTGCCATTGGTGTGGATGCCATTATTAACCAAAAAGGCCTGGACGTCTTCTGCATCTATGTCGCGGTCGGCCAGAAGAAATCAACCGTGGCATTGGTTGCCGAGGCGTTGCGGCGTCACGGGGCCATGGAGTATACGACGATCGTGGCCGCTTGTGCCAGTGACCCCGCGCCGTTGCAGTACGTGGCTGCATTTGCCGGTTGTACCATGGGTGAGTATTTCCGTGATACCGGGCGGCATGCCTTGATTATCTATGACGACCTTTCCAAGCAGGCTGTAGCCTATCGGCAGCTTTCACTGCTGCTCAGGCGGCCTCCAGGGCGCGAGGCCTATCCGGGTGATATCTTCTATAACCATTCCCGATTATTAGAGAGGGCCGCCAAGGTGAATGATGCACTGGGGGGTGGTTCATTGACGGCGTTACCTATTATTGAGACCCAGGCCGGCGACGTCTCTGCCTATATCCCAACCAACGTTATTTCCATTACTGATGGTCAGATCTATCTTGAACCCGCACTGTTTTTCGCAGGTGTCAGGCCGGCGATTAACGTTGGTCTGTCCGTCTCCCGCGTGGGTGGGGCGGCGCAGGTCAAGGCCATGAAACAGGTTGCCGGTACGCTTCGATTAGATCTGGCCCAGTATCGAGAGTTGGCGGCCTTCGCCGGGTTCGGTAGCGACCTTGACAAGTCCACGCAGGCGCAGCTCAATCGGGGTGCCCGCTTGGTAGAAATCCTCAAACAGCCGCAGTACCAGCCCCTGCCTATGGAGAAAGAGATCACTATTCTCTTTGCCGGTGCAAGGGGATATCTGGATGAGCATCCTATAGATGCATTGAGGGCTTATGAGGACGGGCTCTACCCATTTATCGAAAGCAAACACCCTGATGTTTTTAAAGAATTAAGGGAAAAGAAGACCATAGACGATAGCCTGGAGGCAAAGATGAGGAAGGCCCTTGACGAGTATCGGGGCGCCTTCAAGGCCTCCAAGGGCTTGTAG